From a region of the Fischerella sp. JS2 genome:
- a CDS encoding IS1 family transposase (programmed frameshift), producing MECPRCGSCHNRKNGKKRGKQNHICCDCGRQFIDVYKPPRGYSDEIKQECLKMYVNGMGFRGIERVKNVHHTTIIHWVKRVGTQLADTPNSKEIPQVGELDELETFIGFKKNKIWLWTAVNHFTQGILAWVLGDRSSTTFQQLWNIVQCWQSYFYVTDGYPVYPCFVPDGDQIVSKTYMTRVENENTRLRHYLARLHRKTLCYSKTEEMLRYSVRLLLHYLKYRSVPLPA from the exons ATGGAATGTCCACGCTGTGGATCTTGTCATAACCGTAAGAATGGAAAGAAAAGAGGTAAACAGAATCACATTTGCTGTGATTGTGGTCGTCAATTCATTGATGTCTATAAACCACCCAGGGGCTACTCGGATGAAATCAAACAAGAATGCCTAAAAATGTACGTCAATGGTATGGGATTTCGTGGAATTGAAAGGGTGAAAAACGTTCATCATACTACCATTATTCATTGGGTTAAACGAGTGGGTACACAATTGGCGGATACACCAAATTCAAAGGAAATTCCGCAGGTGGGAGAACTAGATGAATTAGAAACATTTATTGGTT TCAAAAAAAATAAAATCTGGTTGTGGACGGCGGTAAATCACTTTACTCAAGGTATTCTTGCTTGGGTTTTAGGTGATCGTAGTTCGACTACTTTCCAACAGTTATGGAACATTGTCCAGTGTTGGCAGAGTTATTTTTACGTCACAGATGGATACCCTGTTTACCCTTGTTTTGTTCCTGATGGTGACCAAATTGTGAGTAAGACCTACATGACACGAGTCGAAAATGAAAACACAAGGCTTAGACATTATTTGGCTCGTCTTCATCGTAAAACTTTATGTTATTCCAAAACCGAGGAAATGCTGAGATACTCTGTTCGATTGTTATTGCACTACCTCAAATATCGTTCTGTTCCCTTACCTGCCTAA
- a CDS encoding mechanosensitive ion channel family protein: MKFSEITQNIIQFGEIAKPVLIQFGIFLLLIFLSLLIGRYTPFFIRLILQQFFPQQLTAVYEKLIQPIRNLVKITGTLILISFSLNWIKEYQLIYNFIRPFIDLAVIISIAWLASRLFRQFILVYGIDLLRKFGREVDELLLVFETLANVIIGFFAVLAFAKNRFDLIGLVTGLGIAGVAVAFAAQKTLEQLLGTIVLYLDRPFVPGEYIRLQRSQQIPEGLFGRVESIGLRSTKIRTAAKSTLFIVPNSILANLEIENITRGKKVMVLLYIDFLKILEEREKALVQQVITEGTNSLFGIDPGSTNITLTDDSENQITHTRVTFFILGSTENSIQLRKRLLELANNKITKHLLNYGIKFRIQEPTIYVESPVTI; the protein is encoded by the coding sequence ATGAAGTTTTCAGAAATTACTCAAAATATTATTCAGTTTGGAGAAATAGCAAAGCCTGTATTAATCCAATTTGGAATATTTCTACTACTTATATTTTTATCTTTACTTATAGGAAGATATACACCTTTCTTTATAAGACTAATCCTTCAGCAATTTTTTCCCCAACAACTAACAGCAGTTTATGAAAAATTAATCCAGCCGATTAGAAACTTAGTTAAAATTACTGGGACTTTAATCTTAATTTCTTTTTCTCTGAATTGGATTAAAGAATACCAATTAATCTATAATTTTATTAGACCTTTTATTGATTTAGCAGTCATCATTAGTATTGCCTGGTTAGCGTCCCGTTTATTTCGCCAATTTATTCTTGTCTATGGAATAGATTTACTCCGCAAGTTTGGTCGGGAAGTTGATGAGCTACTATTAGTATTTGAGACTTTAGCAAATGTAATTATTGGCTTTTTTGCTGTGCTAGCTTTTGCTAAGAACCGATTCGATTTAATTGGCTTAGTGACCGGCTTAGGTATTGCAGGAGTAGCAGTTGCTTTTGCCGCTCAAAAGACATTAGAGCAATTGTTGGGAACTATTGTTTTGTATTTAGATCGCCCGTTTGTCCCTGGAGAATATATTCGTTTACAACGTTCTCAGCAAATCCCAGAAGGTCTATTTGGTCGTGTTGAATCGATTGGTTTACGTTCTACTAAAATTCGCACAGCAGCAAAAAGTACACTTTTTATTGTACCAAATTCTATCTTGGCAAATTTAGAAATTGAAAATATTACTAGAGGCAAGAAAGTAATGGTCTTGCTCTATATTGACTTTTTAAAGATTTTAGAAGAACGAGAAAAAGCATTGGTGCAGCAAGTTATTACTGAAGGTACTAATTCTTTATTTGGAATTGACCCAGGCAGTACCAATATTACTTTGACAGATGATTCTGAAAATCAAATAACCCATACTAGGGTAACGTTTTTTATATTGGGTTCAACTGAAAACTCAATTCAACTCAGAAAGCGATTGCTGGAATTAGCGAATAATAAAATTACTAAGCATCTTCTTAATTATGGTATTAAATTTAGAATCCAAGAACCAACTATCTATGTAGAATCACCTGTTACAATCTGA
- a CDS encoding ribbon-helix-helix domain-containing protein, which translates to MPTKKEKVTFICDLDTKKQLEHWAKQEGQTISSLVGSIVAEALTARQGKKTITKETEPEPTTIHELVQRNINKLRRRTGVRNLKQIAGAEVLPTKDDFLVIMQALAVPEQLQQKLWFATYGNNSKYQTGIENGTI; encoded by the coding sequence ATGCCAACAAAAAAAGAAAAAGTCACTTTCATCTGTGATTTAGACACAAAAAAACAACTGGAACACTGGGCAAAACAAGAAGGACAAACTATTAGTAGCCTTGTCGGATCAATTGTTGCTGAAGCGCTTACCGCAAGACAAGGTAAAAAAACTATCACAAAAGAAACCGAACCAGAACCAACAACTATTCATGAGTTAGTTCAACGCAATATCAACAAGCTTCGACGGCGTACAGGCGTAAGAAATCTCAAACAAATTGCTGGCGCTGAAGTTTTACCGACAAAAGATGATTTCCTTGTGATAATGCAAGCCTTAGCTGTACCTGAACAATTACAGCAAAAGCTTTGGTTTGCAACTTATGGCAACAACAGCAAATATCAGACAGGTATTGAAAATGGAACTATTTAA
- a CDS encoding mechanosensitive ion channel family protein: MLGSLLEVLKSDGILQIGWLGLVVLLAFISGGLFFSKVNLRLSFVQALLTPLISFRERSAYQKIVKPYENWLSVAVSLLIADIFAILLPESSWSRLIEIPVGLALTITAGWLTSQLFKQFFDFYLLDAAIKSGRKVNSELLILTKLLANITIVVAATIIFAQTHQINIFGLVASLGIGGLALAFAAQKTLEQVLGGVVLYLDRPFVTDDYIGLPDGTFGRVESIGLRSTKIRTSGKGTLIIVPNSSLTQVNIENFTGAKKVMAITYLNFYRAINSEERALIRQVIIESTVDIFGIDTRSTDVIFRDLPEQLGQSSKLQTAERTQAQITFFILGSGEVSMELRRQLLDLASQSLTRRLKEYGIAFDIDEPTIYVDSPITI, from the coding sequence GTGCTAGGTTCGTTGCTGGAAGTTTTAAAGAGCGATGGGATATTACAAATCGGCTGGCTAGGATTAGTTGTACTGTTAGCTTTTATCAGTGGTGGTTTGTTTTTCTCTAAAGTCAATTTGCGTTTAAGCTTTGTACAAGCGCTACTAACTCCTTTAATTTCGTTTCGCGAAAGAAGTGCTTATCAAAAAATTGTCAAGCCTTATGAGAACTGGTTAAGTGTCGCCGTTAGTCTTTTAATCGCTGATATATTTGCTATTTTACTACCAGAATCAAGTTGGTCTAGGCTAATAGAAATTCCAGTTGGTTTAGCCTTAACTATTACTGCTGGTTGGTTAACTTCTCAACTGTTCAAGCAGTTTTTTGATTTCTATCTCTTGGATGCAGCAATTAAAAGTGGACGGAAAGTTAATAGTGAGTTATTAATTCTTACTAAGTTACTTGCAAATATAACTATTGTAGTTGCAGCGACTATTATTTTTGCTCAAACTCATCAAATCAATATTTTTGGGTTGGTAGCAAGTTTAGGAATTGGTGGATTAGCACTAGCCTTTGCTGCTCAAAAGACGCTAGAACAAGTATTAGGTGGTGTTGTTCTCTATCTGGATCGCCCCTTTGTTACTGATGACTATATTGGTTTACCAGATGGAACTTTTGGTCGAGTCGAATCAATTGGCTTGCGCTCCACTAAAATTCGCACTTCTGGTAAAGGTACACTGATAATTGTCCCTAACAGTTCGCTTACCCAAGTTAATATTGAAAACTTCACGGGTGCTAAAAAAGTTATGGCAATTACTTATTTAAACTTCTATCGTGCCATCAATAGTGAAGAACGAGCTTTGATTCGGCAAGTTATCATTGAAAGTACCGTTGATATCTTTGGAATTGATACACGTAGCACTGATGTCATTTTTAGAGATTTGCCAGAGCAATTAGGACAATCTTCTAAGCTACAAACAGCAGAGCGTACGCAAGCCCAGATTACTTTTTTTATTTTAGGTTCTGGTGAAGTTTCAATGGAATTACGACGTCAACTTCTCGATCTTGCTAGTCAGAGTCTTACTAGGCGATTGAAAGAATATGGTATAGCCTTTGATATTGACGAACCAACTATCTATGTTGATTCTCCTATTACAATTTAA
- a CDS encoding methyltransferase, with translation MFLQENTQISQDMPSQTAMIQLATSYWVSRAIYAAAKLGIADMLKDGSHSCDELANWTGTNAQALYRVMRALASVGIFAENEQGCFTLTPLATYLQSDVPNSIRAFAISFGEEHYRAWGDIVYSIQTGDNAFQNLYGMPVFEYYAQNPQAGKTFDEAMTNVSATDKTEIVAAYDFSSIRKLVDVGGGHGSFIASILKVNPTMEGILFERPSVVEGAKSVLEAEGVLKRCQIIAGSFFESVPSDGDAYILKYVIHLLDDERAIALLRNCHSAMVENGKLLLVEQILPPGNEPSWGKFLDIHMLIAISGGRERTKMEFQTLFEASGFKLNKVITTESNTNVIEGIRV, from the coding sequence ATGTTCCTACAAGAGAATACTCAAATCTCCCAAGATATGCCATCACAAACAGCAATGATTCAATTGGCTACTAGTTACTGGGTTTCACGAGCAATATACGCTGCTGCGAAGCTTGGTATAGCCGATATGTTGAAAGATGGTTCGCACAGTTGCGATGAACTGGCAAATTGGACTGGAACAAATGCACAAGCTCTTTATCGAGTTATGCGTGCGCTTGCTAGTGTAGGGATTTTTGCTGAGAATGAACAGGGATGCTTCACCCTAACACCATTAGCTACTTATCTCCAGAGTGATGTTCCTAACTCAATACGTGCTTTTGCGATTAGTTTTGGTGAAGAACACTACCGCGCTTGGGGGGATATTGTCTACAGCATCCAAACTGGTGATAACGCTTTCCAGAATTTGTACGGTATGCCAGTTTTTGAGTATTATGCACAAAACCCACAGGCAGGAAAAACTTTTGACGAGGCGATGACGAATGTTTCAGCAACGGATAAAACTGAGATTGTTGCAGCATATGACTTTTCATCTATCCGTAAGTTGGTTGATGTTGGGGGTGGACACGGAAGTTTCATCGCCTCTATTCTGAAAGTCAATCCTACAATGGAAGGCATTCTGTTTGAGAGACCATCGGTTGTTGAAGGAGCCAAGAGTGTTCTTGAAGCAGAGGGGGTATTAAAACGCTGCCAAATTATTGCTGGAAGCTTTTTTGAATCTGTACCAAGCGATGGTGATGCCTATATTCTCAAATACGTTATCCATTTGTTGGATGATGAACGCGCGATCGCTCTTCTGAGAAACTGTCACAGCGCTATGGTGGAAAACGGCAAACTTTTGTTGGTCGAGCAGATCCTTCCACCTGGTAATGAACCTTCCTGGGGTAAGTTTTTAGATATCCATATGCTGATAGCCATTTCAGGCGGTCGTGAACGTACAAAAATGGAATTTCAAACTCTGTTTGAGGCTTCCGGCTTCAAGCTGAACAAAGTGATTACTACAGAATCAAACACAAATGTGATCGAAGGAATCCGAGTATAA